One Pseudodesulfovibrio cashew DNA window includes the following coding sequences:
- a CDS encoding substrate-binding periplasmic protein, with protein sequence MLLFAPASYAEKPHIRIDYPTYWPFFIRDESGRMQGFFYEIVTEGLARTGINAEWRTFPWARCQDHVKNGEADGMVTVPTPERLAYTKTHSTPFYRKKLSVFTYAGNPKMSQIQSIKDIDDIVKANLSVVTYSGNGWNDRHIRTRGIKTHETPNLVNVWSMLANRRGDIVIEWPVAAWPDIKKAGVSKDIIFTNAVLDCMPFHLLIRKDSPYADILPDFDKKIIEMQQDGTIDRIMSKYIEEFFERTR encoded by the coding sequence ATGCTGCTTTTCGCCCCGGCGTCCTATGCCGAAAAGCCGCATATCCGAATCGACTATCCCACATATTGGCCGTTCTTCATCCGTGACGAAAGTGGACGGATGCAAGGATTTTTCTATGAAATAGTGACAGAGGGCCTCGCCAGGACAGGTATAAACGCGGAGTGGAGAACCTTCCCCTGGGCTCGATGCCAGGACCACGTAAAAAACGGCGAAGCCGACGGCATGGTCACAGTCCCCACTCCGGAGCGACTTGCGTATACCAAAACCCATTCCACCCCGTTCTACAGGAAAAAGCTGTCCGTCTTCACATATGCCGGCAATCCCAAAATGAGCCAAATACAGTCGATCAAGGACATCGACGACATCGTCAAAGCCAACCTCTCGGTAGTCACCTATTCCGGCAACGGTTGGAATGATCGGCACATTCGCACCCGAGGCATAAAGACCCATGAGACCCCGAACCTGGTCAATGTCTGGTCGATGCTGGCAAACCGGCGCGGCGACATCGTCATAGAGTGGCCTGTGGCAGCCTGGCCCGACATTAAAAAGGCCGGCGTCTCCAAGGATATCATCTTCACCAACGCTGTCCTGGATTGCATGCCGTTTCACCTGCTCATACGCAAGGACAGCCCCTATGCCGACATCCTTCCTGATTTCGACAAAAAAATCATTGAGATGCAGCAAGATGGAACCATTGACCGCATCATGAGCAAATACATCGAAGAATTTTTCGAACGCACCAGATAG
- a CDS encoding AraC family transcriptional regulator produces MSKNEMDKLNSARMALAKQIYRLTEKDDHFEPGIPGLMLVRYETPTDPMSAIYEPCICLVAQGAKRVQLGDEEYIYDENHLLISSVGLPVIANVTRASKEEPLLSLVLKLDLRMLAQLMVDSNLPASLNKQSGRGMAICEVSEPLLDSFQRLVGLADTPDDIPILSPLIHKEILYRLLRSDLGPRLRQIATGGSHAQQIAHAIGWLKENYTKQLKVEGLAKESGMSVSTFHHHFRATTAMSPLQFQKWLRLHEARRLMLSESQDATTAAMLVGYESPSQFSREYKRQFGAPPLRDIKNLNRTGQTKVVTGAA; encoded by the coding sequence ATGAGCAAAAACGAGATGGACAAACTCAACTCCGCCCGCATGGCGCTGGCAAAACAGATTTACCGTTTGACCGAAAAGGACGATCATTTTGAACCCGGTATCCCCGGGTTAATGCTGGTAAGATATGAGACGCCAACCGACCCGATGAGCGCCATCTATGAGCCGTGTATCTGCCTGGTCGCCCAAGGAGCAAAACGGGTTCAGCTAGGCGACGAGGAGTACATCTATGACGAAAATCACCTGCTTATCAGTTCTGTCGGGCTGCCGGTAATCGCCAATGTAACCAGGGCCAGCAAGGAAGAACCGCTCCTCAGCCTGGTCCTTAAGCTCGACCTGAGGATGCTCGCCCAGCTCATGGTGGACAGCAACCTTCCCGCCTCCCTCAACAAGCAATCGGGACGGGGCATGGCCATCTGCGAGGTGTCCGAGCCATTGCTTGACAGCTTCCAACGCCTGGTTGGCCTGGCTGATACCCCTGATGACATTCCCATCCTGTCACCGCTGATACACAAGGAAATCCTGTACAGACTCCTCAGGAGCGATCTCGGCCCCCGCCTCCGGCAGATCGCCACGGGAGGAAGCCATGCCCAGCAGATCGCCCACGCCATCGGCTGGCTGAAGGAAAACTACACCAAACAGCTTAAAGTGGAAGGCCTGGCAAAGGAAAGCGGCATGAGCGTGTCCACGTTCCATCACCATTTCCGAGCCACCACCGCCATGAGCCCGCTTCAATTCCAAAAATGGCTCCGGTTGCATGAAGCCAGGCGACTCATGCTGTCGGAAAGCCAGGACGCCACTACGGCGGCCATGCTGGTCGGCTACGAAAGCCCGTCGCAATTCAGCCGGGAGTACAAACGCCAGTTCGGGGCGCCGCCGTTACGAGATATCAAAAACCTGAACCGGACAGGGCAGACCAAAGTGGTCACCGGAGCAGCCTGA
- a CDS encoding DUF362 domain-containing protein, with protein MDRRDFLKKAISSTIVAGSTLAFGGSGQFWDTASAAETAPQWDLVAVRGDEPDAMFDSAISAYGGMQAFVSPGNRVVVKPNIGWDVSPERGGNTNPKLVGRIVEHCFDAGAKEVIVFDHTCDNWRQCYLNSGIQQAVENAGGKMVSADSDGYYRKVSIPQGKRLTNASVHQALLDADVFFNVPVLKDHSSSMITASMKNLMGVVWDRWYWHRNDLHQCIADFSSFRKPDLTIVDAYNVMKRNGPRGVSVNDVVNMKAQVLSTDFVAADAAAARLYGADPADVRHIQIAAEMGLGRMDLKNLSINRIKLG; from the coding sequence ATGGATCGTCGTGACTTTCTGAAAAAGGCCATCAGCTCCACTATCGTTGCCGGGTCGACCCTGGCTTTCGGTGGCAGCGGCCAGTTCTGGGACACAGCATCCGCAGCCGAAACCGCCCCTCAATGGGATCTGGTCGCTGTCCGGGGCGACGAGCCCGATGCCATGTTCGACAGCGCCATCAGCGCCTACGGGGGAATGCAGGCCTTTGTCTCTCCTGGCAACAGGGTCGTTGTGAAACCAAACATAGGCTGGGACGTATCACCGGAAAGGGGCGGCAACACCAACCCCAAGCTGGTGGGACGCATCGTGGAGCACTGTTTTGACGCCGGAGCCAAAGAGGTGATCGTTTTCGACCACACCTGCGACAATTGGCGGCAGTGCTATCTGAACAGCGGCATCCAGCAGGCGGTTGAAAATGCGGGCGGCAAAATGGTCTCGGCTGACAGCGACGGGTACTATCGAAAAGTCTCGATTCCCCAAGGTAAGCGACTGACCAACGCCTCGGTGCATCAGGCGTTACTGGACGCCGACGTGTTCTTCAACGTGCCCGTGCTGAAGGACCACAGCTCCTCAATGATCACGGCCAGCATGAAAAACCTCATGGGTGTGGTCTGGGACAGGTGGTACTGGCACCGGAATGATCTGCACCAATGCATCGCGGACTTCTCCTCCTTTCGCAAACCGGACCTGACCATCGTAGACGCCTACAACGTCATGAAACGCAACGGGCCACGCGGGGTTTCCGTCAACGACGTCGTGAACATGAAGGCCCAGGTGCTTTCCACTGACTTCGTGGCTGCGGACGCGGCCGCTGCCAGACTGTATGGCGCAGACCCTGCGGATGTAAGGCATATCCAGATAGCTGCGGAGATGGGGTTGGGACGTATGGATCTCAAGAACCTTTCCATCAACCGCATCAAACTGGGATAA
- a CDS encoding 4Fe-4S binding protein: MHLRNLKSLRVAIAAAFLVLTSLLFLDFREMGAKTLADSVLFLQFVPSLLNFLEGATFGAAGFLAVLAITLLFGRIYCSAVCPFGILQDAISRMAGGKRHKYANTKPHNKLRYAILGLTILLFLTGSGLMLNMLDPFSSFGRVLSNLVRPLLLAANNMAVPIFEQMGSHALYRVQWAALAPVSIGVALTMLLTAGWLSARHGRLYCNTLCPVGTLLGLFSKAALFRVRFNHEACRECGRCERACKASCIDFKKQTVDASRCVSCYNCLTACPNNTLQLSPTPKFGARTAEEGSGRRKFLIGLAAGSMGMAATKVNAAPPPDFKQSRPTTVPEKRTSPISPPGSRSIEQFTSRCTACHLCVSACPSRVLVPSFLDYGLSGMMQPQMSLQSAHCNFDCTICSNICPSGAILPLAKEQKQITQVGVAHFLKENCVVYTDNTNCGACSEHCPTKAVHMVPYLNAAGRKLVIPEVTEAICVGCGGCEHACPTRPFKAIFVDGNPVHKVAEKPILRKLEPAPDANEDFPF; encoded by the coding sequence ATGCACCTCCGCAACCTCAAGTCGCTAAGGGTGGCGATTGCCGCTGCTTTCCTTGTGTTGACCTCCCTCCTCTTCCTTGATTTCAGGGAGATGGGAGCCAAGACGCTTGCGGACAGCGTCTTGTTCCTGCAATTCGTCCCGTCACTCCTCAATTTCCTGGAAGGGGCGACGTTCGGGGCGGCAGGATTTCTCGCGGTACTGGCAATCACGCTCCTCTTCGGACGGATATACTGCTCTGCGGTTTGTCCTTTCGGTATCTTGCAGGACGCAATCAGCCGGATGGCAGGCGGCAAGCGACATAAATACGCCAACACCAAGCCGCACAACAAACTTCGCTATGCAATCCTTGGACTGACCATTCTCCTGTTCCTGACGGGAAGCGGGCTGATGCTCAACATGCTCGACCCCTTCAGCAGCTTCGGGCGAGTTCTTTCTAACCTTGTCCGCCCCCTGCTCCTCGCGGCCAATAATATGGCCGTTCCCATCTTCGAACAGATGGGCTCCCATGCTCTGTATCGAGTACAGTGGGCGGCCCTGGCCCCGGTCTCCATCGGTGTGGCCCTGACAATGCTCCTCACGGCCGGGTGGCTCAGTGCGCGGCATGGGCGCCTCTATTGCAACACGCTTTGTCCTGTGGGCACCCTGCTGGGCCTGTTCTCCAAGGCCGCTCTCTTCCGCGTCCGCTTCAACCACGAGGCATGCAGGGAATGCGGACGATGCGAGCGGGCATGCAAGGCAAGTTGCATCGACTTCAAGAAACAGACGGTGGACGCCAGCCGATGCGTGAGTTGTTACAATTGCCTGACCGCCTGCCCCAACAATACGCTGCAACTCTCTCCCACCCCCAAGTTCGGCGCCAGGACAGCCGAAGAAGGCTCGGGGCGAAGAAAATTCCTAATAGGTCTCGCTGCCGGAAGCATGGGCATGGCGGCGACCAAGGTTAACGCTGCACCGCCCCCTGATTTCAAGCAAAGCCGCCCCACTACGGTTCCGGAGAAACGGACCAGCCCGATTTCACCGCCGGGCTCCCGAAGCATCGAGCAATTCACCTCCCGGTGCACGGCATGCCACCTGTGCGTATCCGCCTGCCCCTCACGGGTCCTGGTCCCTTCATTCCTCGACTACGGCCTGTCCGGAATGATGCAGCCGCAGATGTCACTCCAGTCTGCCCACTGCAACTTCGATTGCACCATCTGCTCGAATATCTGTCCAAGCGGGGCAATCCTCCCCTTGGCCAAGGAGCAAAAGCAGATAACCCAGGTTGGCGTAGCGCATTTCCTCAAGGAAAACTGTGTGGTGTACACGGATAACACCAATTGTGGAGCCTGTTCCGAACACTGTCCGACCAAAGCCGTACACATGGTGCCCTACCTGAACGCAGCAGGTCGCAAACTCGTCATTCCCGAAGTGACCGAAGCCATCTGCGTAGGCTGCGGCGGCTGCGAACACGCATGCCCAACCCGCCCCTTCAAGGCCATCTTCGTGGATGGTAATCCAGTGCATAAAGTCGCCGAAAAGCCTATCCTCCGAAAGCTTGAACCGGCTCCCGATGCAAATGAGGACTTTCCCTTTTGA
- a CDS encoding single-stranded DNA-binding protein, which translates to MAGSMNKVILIGRVGQDPKVSYTSSGQAVANFSVATDEGYRDRQTGQKVERTEWHRIVAWRQQAEFVGNYIGKGRLVLVEGKLQTRKWQGQDGQDRYTTEIVADNIQGLDRVPDGQYNQAGQQGGYQQQQQQGGYQQQGGGYQQQQGGYQQSPQQNQGQPQQQEEDLGPAFPSEASGMDDVPF; encoded by the coding sequence ATGGCTGGCAGCATGAACAAAGTGATCCTCATCGGGCGGGTCGGACAGGACCCCAAGGTCTCCTATACGAGTTCCGGACAGGCGGTCGCCAACTTTTCCGTCGCCACGGATGAGGGATACCGCGACCGGCAGACCGGCCAGAAAGTGGAGCGGACCGAGTGGCACCGCATCGTGGCTTGGCGGCAGCAGGCCGAGTTCGTCGGTAACTACATCGGCAAGGGCCGTCTGGTCTTGGTCGAAGGCAAGCTTCAAACCCGCAAGTGGCAGGGCCAGGATGGTCAGGACCGTTATACCACAGAGATTGTGGCCGATAATATCCAGGGGCTCGACCGCGTGCCGGATGGCCAGTACAATCAGGCCGGACAGCAGGGCGGCTACCAGCAGCAACAGCAGCAGGGTGGCTACCAGCAGCAGGGTGGTGGTTATCAGCAGCAACAGGGCGGCTACCAACAGTCTCCTCAGCAGAATCAGGGCCAGCCGCAGCAGCAGGAAGAGGACCTCGGTCCCGCCTTCCCGTCCGAAGCCAGCGGCATGGATGACGTGCCTTTCTAA
- a CDS encoding biotin/lipoyl-containing protein, with translation MLNIKELLDKVKASPYREIVVHAPHTGVVEFAGLKKGDTVHGREGEHMEKPGTLLANLTREKNKKPITAPEKGEVESVRTELEGKFVEAGEPLVTIKHFLTRKEVIELILQEALYLFRAPERAKYYFVPEVDQKLKVSGKRSVKVTEGMELLIVSRMKRETPLAYTGPEGIIYSVYFGRGDNVDEGEPLIGICPEDQLTVIQDVVARIQSEWDEE, from the coding sequence GTGCTGAATATCAAAGAGTTACTGGATAAGGTAAAAGCCTCTCCCTATCGTGAAATCGTGGTTCACGCGCCGCATACCGGCGTGGTGGAATTCGCGGGCCTGAAGAAGGGGGACACCGTACACGGCCGTGAAGGCGAGCACATGGAGAAGCCGGGCACCCTTCTGGCCAACCTGACCCGAGAGAAGAACAAGAAGCCTATCACCGCCCCGGAAAAGGGTGAGGTCGAGTCGGTTCGTACTGAACTGGAGGGCAAGTTCGTGGAGGCCGGAGAGCCGCTGGTCACCATAAAGCACTTTCTCACCCGCAAAGAGGTCATTGAGCTCATCCTTCAGGAGGCTCTGTACCTGTTCCGCGCTCCGGAGCGGGCCAAATACTATTTCGTTCCCGAAGTGGACCAGAAACTCAAGGTCTCCGGCAAGCGGTCCGTGAAAGTGACCGAGGGTATGGAGCTGCTCATCGTCTCGCGCATGAAGCGGGAAACCCCCTTGGCCTATACCGGCCCCGAGGGCATCATCTACTCCGTTTATTTCGGTCGCGGAGATAACGTGGACGAGGGCGAGCCCCTCATCGGCATTTGCCCCGAAGACCAATTGACCGTCATTCAGGACGTGGTCGCCCGCATCCAGAGCGAGTGGGACGAGGAATAA
- a CDS encoding acetyl-CoA carboxylase carboxyl transferase subunit alpha/beta: MEIDRQIQALKDRLSYTRDIFGNREDDNIRLLTAKLSELLVKEESLPGSVLVEEVARLEDFFDFSERKLDLELTPMDRVRIVRHPQRVCLKDILENVYDNYTEIGGQGEYNIDPSMLIARAYFTRRVGDKVLNQMVMVIGQEKGHGEAYRNGGSVKPWGNAKALHYMKVAETENIPVHTFVFTPGAYPVEDWPGAAQQIARNLYEMAGLRVPVISVFSEGGSGGAEAVGLGDRRIMLSHGYYSVISPEGAAAIEGGLRGGDRATPELIEKCARQLGITADDNLANGYVDKVLREPPLGARAYHYEFFRELRRELIQATNEAVSEVKSMKLYRAMVVRGSRTDDAESIYMRWNLSQSALNRLVERRQRKFLAMSRHARLDGTGIAKRAVTVTKGAVDATHSFLRYDLIGKPKKRLDAMFEELGAEAHLLRHKVLMPLKRALDKSFPGVNGKETKADEAVRDKLTQLSSPEEGAYLVGNGWAWSSPRSQEDRTISCPNARIHHCPDLWVPDLFGDFAGVCPHCGHHFPMEYRWYLENVFNYAVSREFNRELESINPLGYEQFDGKLDKAKEKTGLKSACITFDSVIDGVEAVVAVFCAPFRGGSVGAAEGEKFIRAAARAKRKRRPFIAYVHGTAGIRIQEGVNGVIQMPRCTIAVRRYIDAGGLYLVLYDTNSYAGPVASFLGCSPYQFAVQSSNIGFAGPGVITETTGMTVAPDYHRCYHALSRGHIHGIWDRREVKKNLHQSLLTMGGRNLYYR; encoded by the coding sequence ATGGAAATCGACAGGCAAATCCAGGCTCTCAAGGACCGGCTTTCGTATACTCGGGATATTTTCGGTAATCGGGAGGACGATAACATCCGGCTGCTGACCGCCAAACTGAGCGAGCTGCTGGTCAAGGAGGAATCCCTGCCAGGAAGCGTTCTGGTTGAGGAAGTGGCCCGGCTGGAAGATTTCTTTGATTTTTCCGAGCGCAAGCTCGACCTTGAACTGACGCCAATGGACCGTGTTCGTATCGTTCGCCATCCGCAGCGTGTCTGCCTCAAGGACATTCTGGAGAATGTCTACGACAATTACACAGAGATCGGAGGGCAGGGCGAGTACAACATCGACCCCTCAATGCTCATTGCCAGGGCATACTTCACGAGGCGCGTGGGCGACAAGGTTCTCAACCAGATGGTCATGGTCATCGGCCAGGAAAAGGGGCACGGCGAGGCCTATCGCAACGGCGGTTCGGTCAAGCCGTGGGGCAACGCCAAGGCGCTGCATTACATGAAGGTGGCCGAGACCGAAAACATCCCGGTGCACACCTTCGTCTTCACGCCCGGGGCCTATCCGGTGGAAGACTGGCCCGGCGCGGCTCAGCAGATCGCGCGCAACCTCTACGAAATGGCAGGGCTGCGTGTTCCGGTCATCTCCGTTTTTTCGGAAGGGGGTTCCGGCGGCGCCGAGGCCGTGGGTTTGGGTGACCGGCGTATTATGCTCTCGCACGGCTATTATTCGGTCATCTCCCCCGAGGGGGCGGCGGCCATCGAAGGCGGCTTGCGTGGTGGGGATCGGGCCACGCCCGAACTCATTGAGAAGTGCGCCCGGCAGTTGGGGATCACGGCCGACGACAACCTGGCCAACGGCTATGTGGACAAGGTGCTGCGAGAGCCTCCTCTGGGTGCCCGTGCCTATCATTACGAATTTTTTCGGGAGCTCCGGCGTGAGCTGATCCAGGCCACCAACGAGGCGGTCAGCGAGGTCAAGTCCATGAAGCTGTATCGGGCCATGGTGGTCCGTGGGAGCAGGACGGACGACGCCGAGTCCATCTACATGCGTTGGAATCTGTCGCAATCGGCCCTGAACCGACTGGTCGAGCGCCGTCAGCGGAAGTTCCTGGCCATGAGTCGGCATGCCCGCCTCGACGGCACCGGCATAGCCAAGCGTGCCGTGACCGTCACCAAAGGAGCCGTGGACGCCACTCATTCCTTCTTGCGCTATGACTTGATTGGGAAGCCCAAGAAACGCCTGGACGCCATGTTCGAGGAGCTTGGAGCCGAGGCGCATCTGCTTCGCCACAAGGTGTTGATGCCTCTGAAGCGCGCACTGGACAAGTCGTTTCCCGGCGTCAACGGCAAGGAGACCAAGGCGGACGAGGCGGTCAGGGATAAGCTGACCCAACTCTCCAGCCCGGAGGAGGGAGCTTATCTGGTGGGCAACGGTTGGGCCTGGTCCAGTCCGCGCAGCCAGGAAGACCGAACCATTTCCTGTCCAAACGCGCGCATCCACCATTGTCCGGACCTCTGGGTGCCAGATCTTTTTGGTGATTTTGCCGGAGTTTGTCCCCACTGTGGCCATCATTTTCCCATGGAATACCGGTGGTATCTGGAGAATGTTTTCAACTACGCGGTGAGCCGGGAGTTCAATCGGGAGTTGGAGTCCATCAATCCCCTCGGTTACGAGCAGTTCGACGGCAAGTTGGACAAGGCCAAGGAGAAGACCGGCCTCAAGTCGGCATGCATTACTTTCGATTCTGTTATCGATGGCGTGGAAGCGGTGGTGGCTGTATTCTGTGCGCCGTTCCGGGGCGGCAGCGTGGGCGCTGCCGAGGGCGAGAAATTCATACGCGCCGCGGCTCGGGCCAAACGCAAGCGGCGGCCCTTTATCGCCTACGTGCACGGCACGGCGGGCATCCGTATCCAGGAAGGCGTCAACGGCGTCATTCAGATGCCTCGCTGCACCATAGCCGTACGCCGTTACATCGACGCAGGCGGGCTGTACCTTGTGCTCTACGATACCAACTCCTACGCCGGACCTGTCGCCAGCTTTCTCGGGTGTTCCCCGTATCAGTTCGCGGTGCAGTCCTCCAACATTGGGTTCGCGGGTCCCGGGGTCATCACCGAGACCACGGGCATGACCGTTGCACCGGATTACCATCGCTGCTATCACGCCCTTTCGCGAGGGCACATCCACGGCATCTGGGACCGCCGGGAGGTCAAAAAGAACCTCCATCAATCCCTCTTGACCATGGGTGGACGCAACCTATACTATCGCTAG
- a CDS encoding biotin carboxylase N-terminal domain-containing protein, with protein MSIDRHKVLIANRGEIAMRVMQACGRLGLDFVCVHTAEDSASGHIRLARELGGDACVYKIASYLDANELFAVADDAGATAVHPGYGFFAEDFRFARRVVRRDRPMEFIGPSWWVIRDLGDKINTKRIARSLDVPTVPGSDHPVYSEVEAEEIASSLFDFQASQGIIDGVIMVKASAGGGGMGIEEVGSFGEFRSVFRRIRNYAKRNFGDEGVLIEQRIFDFNHLEVQVVCERSSRAQVHFGTRNCSIQSSGKQKRVEVAPGFAPGVIPYTFDAEKVLDDITRYSLSMAKETGYDNVGTWEWIVTPRGEPFLMEVNTRIQVENGVSAIISRVDGKPVDIITEQLRLALGETLGYSQEDIGFAGMGIEYRLVAENTANRFTPCAGTVTRFEWKDHDWLKVFSQVPTDREYEIPMEYDPNLALAIVWGRDLDEVKRRGLEFLDELVLEGSAGGQTGEFYTNVAFLREKTHKILEF; from the coding sequence ATGTCCATAGACCGGCACAAGGTCCTTATCGCCAACCGTGGCGAGATCGCCATGCGCGTCATGCAGGCATGCGGGCGTCTCGGGCTCGACTTCGTCTGCGTTCACACGGCGGAAGACAGCGCGTCGGGGCATATCCGGCTGGCTCGTGAGCTGGGGGGAGATGCCTGTGTCTACAAGATAGCCTCCTATCTCGACGCCAATGAATTGTTTGCCGTGGCGGATGATGCGGGCGCAACGGCTGTCCATCCCGGATATGGATTCTTCGCCGAGGATTTTCGTTTCGCCCGGCGAGTGGTGCGGCGCGATCGCCCAATGGAGTTCATCGGCCCTTCCTGGTGGGTAATTCGCGACTTGGGCGACAAGATCAACACCAAGCGCATCGCCCGGAGTCTGGACGTTCCCACCGTTCCCGGGTCCGACCATCCCGTGTACAGTGAGGTGGAGGCCGAGGAGATCGCTTCCAGCCTTTTCGATTTTCAGGCCTCCCAGGGTATCATCGACGGCGTGATCATGGTCAAGGCTTCGGCCGGCGGCGGTGGCATGGGCATCGAGGAGGTCGGCAGTTTCGGCGAGTTTCGCTCGGTGTTCCGGCGTATTAGGAACTACGCCAAGCGTAATTTCGGCGACGAAGGCGTGCTCATCGAGCAGCGAATTTTCGATTTCAATCACCTGGAGGTGCAGGTGGTCTGCGAGCGCAGCAGCCGCGCCCAGGTCCATTTCGGCACGCGCAACTGCTCCATTCAGTCCTCGGGCAAGCAGAAACGGGTGGAGGTCGCCCCCGGATTCGCGCCCGGCGTGATTCCCTACACCTTTGATGCGGAGAAGGTCCTGGACGATATCACCCGATATTCTCTGTCCATGGCCAAGGAGACCGGGTACGACAACGTCGGCACCTGGGAGTGGATCGTCACCCCAAGGGGCGAGCCGTTTCTCATGGAAGTCAACACCCGTATTCAGGTGGAAAACGGCGTCTCCGCGATCATTTCCCGCGTGGACGGCAAGCCCGTAGACATCATCACCGAACAGCTTAGGCTCGCGTTGGGCGAAACATTGGGCTACTCGCAGGAAGACATCGGGTTCGCCGGGATGGGGATTGAGTACCGTCTGGTGGCCGAAAATACTGCCAACCGTTTTACACCCTGTGCTGGGACGGTGACCCGTTTCGAGTGGAAGGACCACGACTGGCTTAAAGTTTTTTCCCAAGTACCTACAGATCGCGAATACGAGATCCCCATGGAATACGACCCCAACTTGGCTTTGGCCATTGTCTGGGGAAGGGATCTGGATGAGGTCAAGCGGCGCGGCTTAGAATTTCTCGACGAACTGGTCCTGGAAGGATCGGCGGGCGGCCAGACCGGAGAATTTTATACCAATGTCGCGTTCCTGAGGGAAAAGACGCACAAGATCCTGGAGTTCTGA
- a CDS encoding PilZ domain-containing protein codes for MGFDLELSTNSDGQLRQAFRTKVPGLTVRFAGMDGVLEVKDLSATGFAVLDSGRGFSEGGNLVCDLLINSKLFLGELKARVIRVLDNGIVGINFEELSRQQQAKLDKLVLEVQKRLIALRKQQREQE; via the coding sequence ATGGGGTTTGATCTGGAATTATCCACAAACAGCGACGGGCAGTTGCGCCAGGCCTTTCGGACCAAAGTGCCCGGTCTTACCGTGCGTTTTGCCGGTATGGACGGGGTTCTTGAGGTCAAGGATTTGAGCGCTACGGGCTTTGCCGTTTTGGATTCAGGCAGAGGGTTTTCGGAAGGTGGCAATTTGGTGTGCGACCTGTTGATTAATAGCAAACTGTTTTTGGGCGAGCTCAAGGCGCGGGTCATCCGCGTGCTCGACAACGGAATTGTCGGCATCAATTTCGAGGAATTGAGTCGGCAGCAGCAGGCCAAGCTGGATAAGTTGGTCCTAGAAGTCCAGAAACGGCTCATCGCTCTGCGCAAGCAGCAGCGAGAGCAGGAATAA
- a CDS encoding OmpA/MotB family protein has protein sequence MSEDLEDYRAYSSDDEDDSGSEWLTTFADLSMLLLVFFVLLYSMSTLDTDKFSQTFSSVTKALQGKMQKISTSRITQDEAGVLIDQALMRRQIIESQRKVFADVKTLQTKKGVEGVVSANFEDGVITLRVPGDIMFRPGQIDLTPRGAEMVLALKDFFIRHRDQTIKIVGYTDNVRPSSTSRFKDNWEISALRAVSVLRELLKMGIESTRLTATGLAYLNPLFPNTSDDYRARNRRVEFVLEKRVMGK, from the coding sequence ATGAGCGAAGACCTGGAAGATTACAGAGCATATTCTTCGGATGACGAGGATGACAGCGGCAGCGAATGGTTGACCACCTTCGCCGACCTGTCCATGTTGCTGCTCGTCTTTTTCGTGTTGCTCTATTCCATGTCCACCCTGGACACGGACAAGTTTTCTCAGACTTTTTCCTCGGTGACCAAGGCCTTGCAGGGCAAGATGCAGAAGATTTCCACAAGCCGGATCACTCAGGATGAGGCCGGTGTACTCATCGACCAGGCCCTGATGCGCCGTCAGATCATCGAGTCGCAGCGCAAGGTTTTCGCCGACGTCAAGACGTTGCAGACCAAGAAGGGCGTGGAGGGCGTGGTTTCGGCCAACTTCGAGGACGGGGTTATCACCCTGCGTGTGCCGGGCGACATCATGTTCCGTCCCGGACAGATCGATTTAACCCCGCGAGGGGCGGAAATGGTTTTGGCCCTCAAGGATTTCTTTATTCGCCACAGGGATCAGACAATCAAGATCGTCGGATATACGGACAACGTCCGACCGTCCTCTACCTCCCGGTTCAAGGACAACTGGGAGATATCAGCACTCCGGGCTGTGTCAGTTCTGCGTGAATTGCTCAAGATGGGCATCGAGTCCACCAGGCTTACCGCAACAGGGCTGGCTTATCTGAATCCGCTCTTTCCGAATACTTCGGATGACTACCGGGCGAGGAATCGGCGGGTTGAGTTCGTGCTTGAAAAGCGCGTTATGGGAAAGTAG